The Naumovozyma castellii chromosome 4, complete genome genome contains a region encoding:
- the HLJ1 gene encoding type I HSP40 co-chaperone HLJ1 (ancestral locus Anc_2.350) — MTTYTEEQEKIALDVISKDKHAFYEILKVEKTANDNEIKKAYRKLAVKLHPDKNPHPKASEAFKIINRAFEVLSDVEKRQLYDRIGRDPDDRSIPSSTATGFSRGGGHAHGHHPMGFEDMFFGPRFGHPAAAAGGPEDIFDFLFNMNGGMNAQGTTFSFGGPGGFKMYTQGPGHTFARHQRQQQRQRQQQRNQQDGIINYETLRVLLPLIIFFLLPILERFLFG, encoded by the coding sequence ATGACAACCTACACTGAAGAACAGGAGAAAATTGCATTGGACGTCATATCGAAGGACAAACATGCATTCtatgaaatattgaaggtAGAAAAGACTGCAAACGacaatgaaataaaaaaagcATACAGAAAATTAGCTGTGAAGTTACATCCAGATAAGAATCCCCACCCCAAGGCGAGCGAGGCTTTCAAAATCATAAACAGAGCATTTGAAGTTCTAAGCGACGTGGAAAAGAGACAATTATACGATCGAATTGGGAGAGATCCTGATGACAGAAGTATACCATCAAGTACAGCCACTGGCTTTAGTAGAGGTGGTGGTCATGCTCATGGGCACCATCCAATGGGTTTCGAAGATATGTTCTTTGGACCTAGATTCGGTCATCCGGCTGCCGCGGCTGGTGGGCCTGAAGACATATTTGATTTCTTATTTAATATGAATGGGGGAATGAATGCACAGGGAACAACTTTTTCGTTTGGTGGTCCAGGTGGATTTAAGATGTATACACAAGGACCAGGACATACTTTTGCAAGACATCAACGACAACAGCAACGTCAACGTCAACAACAGCGGAATCAGCAAGATGGCATAATAAATTATGAAACATTAAGAGTGTTATTACCgttgataatatttttccttctACCGATATTAGAAAGATTTCTGTTTGGTTAG
- the CVM1 gene encoding Cvm1p (ancestral locus Anc_2.353): MASNAESNIINNQEQPTGGWRTWLPYRATAATSTSQEEQSAANVDETTPEEIMDQQRWYSNVWNKISEYRTGPTDRERLMINSNARYSQLNVQQISYLETESIKCIKQRSHTWCWYENLTGLNVKDLASWTERNGVVSVFGTGSGKCPLPLNKYPMETHPGYHVYIKNSTILPADSPLEIYHNMPFKTKIATAVKDYYNFSRENHLYLKKDTVSPLKERKILIISIVGWLPEKYERSSIGEQRTAQYLCKKLAQSLQFEAPSEIKSLSFECPLDSSDTMTVLNECLELISHWNDHFNEVDNVFFIGVYHSVPLMILLARNILERATEFKIKKNTNIGLLAIESCLGGYRFWDHSTDFTTSTEEDNKKIQQNREKQLFQGLSKNEQEVLSKIKSYKEIGSAESKLIQGNLNWLLLNWDSLRLTLFGKLYDNFMTITQKLAIDYKHPKIIRNIWCNGKYLSIDTRRPNDLGIQDIHMKSPNFEAEIKIPKERNFEVTLMNNLILTQNLGKEEFIPVLKLLSPFFISRSFNENTISPSMRKQKQNDLKTWLQEMDDKWGTVTVTDNYNDELPENLASVYKFLEYSHYESLKYPDLIQIYDDIYDDDSMYRTFIQNTTLTKKPLTIQALKVLPNTSSPSSILSTVNQYDLVWKFHEALSKFIQLRNLPEQEGINTVDFSITLDTTCWKQIFSDDSKFNKDNTEAIARVIQIWEKYQDWSPPTRGLKQLKNILSVLSLYNTPSKLVKDIQRK, encoded by the coding sequence ATGGCGTCTAATGCAGAGTCCAACATTATAAATAATCAAGAACAACCGACCGGTGGTTGGAGAACATGGCTGCCATACCGTGCTACTGCTGCTACATCCACGTCACAAGAGGAACAATCCGCTGCCAATGTAGATGAAACGACACCTGAAGAGATAATGGACCAACAGAGATGGTATAGTAATGTTTGGAACAAAATATCAGAGTATAGAACTGGTCCAACAGATAGAGAACGATTAATGATCAACTCTAACGCAAGGTACTCTCAATTAAACGTTCAACAAATATCATACTTGGAAACAGAATCCATTAAATGCATAAAGCAAAGATCACATACATGGTGTTGGTATGAAAATTTGACAGGCTTGAACGTTAAGGATTTGGCCTCATGGACGGAACGAAATGGTGTGGTCAGTGTTTTTGGGACTGGGTCGGGAAAGTGCCCTTTAcctttaaataaatacccTATGGAAACCCATCCTGGCTATCACGTCTACATTAAAAACTCCACTATCTTGCCTGCAGATTCTCCTTTGGAGATTTATCACAATATGCCATTTAAGACCAAAATTGCAACTGCAGTGAAGGATTATTATAATTTCTCCCGAGAAAACCATCTctatttgaagaaggataCTGTTTCGCCATtaaaagaaaggaaaatcttaataatatcaatCGTAGGATGGTTGCCTGAAAAATACGAAAGATCATCTATCGGGGAACAAAGGACAGCTCAATATCTTTGTAAAAAATTGGCACAATCGTTACAGTTTGAAGCTCCATCAGAGATAAAATCTTTGTCCTTTGAATGTCCCTTAGATAGTTCAGATACTATGACAGTTTTAAATGAATGCTTAGAACTAATAAGCCATTGGAATGATCACTTCAATGAAGTGGACAATGTTTTCTTTATTGGCGTATATCATAGTGTTCCCTTAATGATATTACTCGCCAGAAATATCTTGGAAAGAGCTActgaatttaaaattaaaaagaataCCAATATTGGGTTACTTGCCATTGAATCATGTTTAGGCGGGTATCGATTCTGGGATCACAGTACTGATTTTACAACAAGTACGGAGGAAGATAACAAAAAGATACAACAAAATAGAGAGAAGCAATTGTTTCAGGGGTTAAGTAAGAATGAACAGGAAGTcctttcaaaaattaaatcataTAAAGAAATAGGTTCTGCTGAATCCAAATTAATTCAAGGAAATTTGAACTGGTTGTTGTTAAATTGGGATTCTCTTAGATTAACATTATTTGGGAAATTATATGATAATTTTATGACCATTACGCAAAAATTGGCTATAGATTACAAGCATCCTAAGATTATTAGAAACATTTGGTGTAATGGGAAATACCTCTCCATTGACACTAGAAGACCTAATGACTTAGGCATACAAGACATCCATATGAAGTCACCAAATTTTGAGGCAGAGATAAAGATCCCTAAGGAGCGTAATTTTGAAGTCACATTAATGAATAACCTAATATTGACACAGAACTTAGGGaaggaagaatttattCCAGTATTGAAGCTACTTAGCcctttttttatttctagGTCATTTAACGAAAATACAATTTCACCGTCCATGAGGAAACAAAAGCAAAATGATTTAAAAACTTGGTTACAAGAAATGGATGATAAATGGGGGACTGTGACCGTGACAGATAATTATAACGATGAGTTGCCTGAAAATTTAGCATCAGTGTATAAgtttttggaatattcGCATTACGAGAGCTTAAAGTATCCTGATCTAATCCAAATATATGATGATATTTATGACGATGATTCCATGTATAGAACCTTTATTCAAAACACAACACTAACCAAGAAACCCTTGACTATCCAGGCATTAAAGGTATTGCCCAATACCTCATCTCCTTCCAGTATTTTAAGCACAGTCAACCAATACGATCTAGTGTGGAAATTTCACGAGGCTCTATCGAAATTCATTCAACTTCGAAATCTGCCAGAACAAGAGGGTATCAATACTGTTGACTTTTCCATTACATTAGATACCACATGttggaaacaaatattttcagATGATTCCAAGTTTAATAAGGATAATACTGAAGCTATTGCCAGAGTTATTCAGATATGGGAAAAATACCAAGATTGGAGTCCACCAACAAGAGGgttgaaacaattaaaaaatatactTAGTGTTCTCTCCCTATACAATACTCCTTCAAAACTCGTAAAGGATATCCAACGGAAATAA